Below is a window of Pseudodesulfovibrio sp. 5S69 DNA.
ATGGAGTCGGTCTACAACCCGCATCCGCTCGACTTCCGCTACCTGGAGGACTACGTGGACGACGCCAAGGAGAACGGCCAGATCGTGACCGTGGACAAGGACACCGAAGTCCTGCCCGGCATCACCATGATCCACACCCCGGCCCACACCCCCGGCGGCATGTCCGTGAAGATCGAGACCGACAAGGGCTCGGTGCTCATATGCGGCTTCTGCACCATCCTCGAAAACCTGGACCCGCCCAAGGAAGTCCGGGCCATGGAGATGGAGGTCATCCCGCCGGGCACCAACACCGGCCCGTACGAGGCCTACGACATCCTGCTCAAGGCCCGCGACATGGCCGACTACGTTCTGCCGCTCCACGAGCCCAAATGGGCGTCCATGGAGACCATTCCCGAATAGTCCAGACGGGGGATTTCCCTTTCGGAAGTCCCCCGTTTTCCTTGCCATAACATCGCATCGGGGCGTACCGTCCCGTCCATGTCCCCCGTCATTCTCGCCATCCTGCCCATCTTCGGGCTGATCCTTATCGGCTTCGTCCTGTACCGCCTCGACTTTCCCGGCGTGGGATTCTGGCCCGTGTCCGAGCGGCTGACCTACTACGTGCTCTTCCCGGCCATGCTCGTCAGCGGGTTGTCCGGTCGGCAGTTCGACGCCTCGTCCCTGGGGCTCTCCCTGACCCTGATCGGCGCGGTCTGCCTGCTGGGCGCGTTCCTGGTCTTCACCCGGACCATGTTCCACCTGGACGGGCCGGTCTTCACCTCGGTCTTTCAGGGCGCCATCCGGCCCAATACCTATGTGGGGCTGTCCGCTGCGGCCGGGCTGCTCGGCCCGGACTGGATGGCCCTGTCCGCCGTGGCCCTGCTGACCCTCATCCCCCTGGTCAACGTGCTCTGCGTCCTGGTCCTCTCGCGGCACGGACGGCACGGCGGCGGCCTGGGCCGGGTGGGGCTCGAACTGGTCAAGAACCCGCTCATCCTGGCCTGCGTGGTCGGCATGGTCCTCAGCGTGTTCAAACTTCCGCTGCCCGGCGTGCTCTTCGACCTGCTGACTATCCTCGGCAAGGCCGCGCTGCCGCTCGGCCTGCTTGCCGTGGGCGCGGGCCTGCGCTTCCACGGCATCGGTGCGTCCACCCTGCCCGTGGCCCTGGCCTCCCTGGCCCACCTCGTGGCCCTGCCGCTCGCCGCCTACGGTTGCGCCCGTCTGCTCGGCGTGGACGGCCCGGCCGTGACCACCGCGCTCATCTACACCGCCATCCCCGTCTCGGTCTCCGCTTTTATCCTCGCCCGTCAAATGGGCGGCGACCACGAGGTCATGGCCCTGATCATCACCGCCCAAACCGTCCTCTCCGCCCTGACCATGCCGCTTATCCTCGCCCTGCTGGGTTAGGAAGACGCCTCCGGCGCGGCCCCCCAACCCGCTTTCGCCCTTGGAAATTTTTGGTTGCCGTTTCGCGGGGCAGGGGGCTTGATTGGGATGATCGCGCATTTGAATGCGGCAGCATCCAAACGGCGTCAAAACACTGTATCCCTCCTTCAATCCATGCCCCCCCGAAGCGAAACGGGTGCGCAGCACCCGACAACCGCTCTTATTTCTTCAGCCGCCAAGCCGTCCTCGGAAGCCGCTTGCCATAAAGTTGGAATTGAGTAAGTATGCCGCAGATTTCCTGTTCACGGTTTAAAGGAGTGTGCAATGGCTAAAGATTTCAGAGAATATCTCGTCGAGGGCTATCGGTCCGACGATTTCGGCCGCGTGTTCAAGGAACTGGCCGTGGGTTTCAAGCTGTTCGTCTCGTTCCAGGCCAGCCTGGTCCACAGCTGCACCCCGGAGGAGACCCTGGACGACATCTATGGATACACCCACTGGGAGGTCTCCCTGCGGTCCACCACGCCGCCCATCGACACCCCCGGCATCGGGCCGTGGATGTATCTCCGCGACAAGGAATGGGCCGAGCCCTTTGACCGCCCAGAGTTCCAGCGGGCCATGGTCGGCGAGTTCATCCCCACCGAGCATTGCCAGCAGGTCCTTGAGGATTGCATCGCCTACGCCATCGAAAAGGGCCACATCGAGTCCGAAGCCGACATCCGCACCGTGGAGCCGGACGAGGAGGTCAAGAAGACCATGGGCTGCGGCGGCTGCAGCGGCAAGAAGAAGCCCGCCAAACCCGCCGCGAAGCCCGCGCCCGCCGAATAGGCGCGCTCCCGCAACGCACGCAACAAGGCCCGCCTGGTATCAGGCGGGCCTTGTTATTATTGGCAAGCGGTTAGCCGTGCACGGCCAAGACCGCCTCGACCTCGATCTTGAGGCCGTCGGCGAACGGCCCGGCCACCCGGACCAGGGAACTGGCGGACGGCGCGGACATACGGACCCAGCGGAATCGGCGGGCGGAAAGGATCAGCCGAAGAAGCAGGTCAGGACGACCACGTAGACCAGGGAGGGGAGCAGGTTGGCCAGGCGGATCTCGGTCAGTTCCAGGAGGTTGATGCCGATGCCCACGATGAGCAGCCCGCCGCAGCCGGTGATTTGGGCGATCATCAGGTCCGAAAAGTACTGTTGGAAGAACGAGGCGCCCACGGTGATGGAGCCCTGGTACAGGAAGACCGGGATGAACGAGAAGATGACCCCGGTGCCGTAGGTGGCGGCAAAGGCGATGGCCGCGAAC
It encodes the following:
- a CDS encoding N-acyl homoserine lactonase family protein, encoding MSSYKIHPIVMGTKVFDKGMMTYQHDYGTPYTIPIYTWYIEGGDKNILVDTGEMQPIISEDREKAIGGKIYTFEEGLAKYGLKPEDIDIIIHTHLHNDHCENDYKCPNATIYVHEKEMESVYNPHPLDFRYLEDYVDDAKENGQIVTVDKDTEVLPGITMIHTPAHTPGGMSVKIETDKGSVLICGFCTILENLDPPKEVRAMEMEVIPPGTNTGPYEAYDILLKARDMADYVLPLHEPKWASMETIPE
- a CDS encoding AEC family transporter — encoded protein: MSPVILAILPIFGLILIGFVLYRLDFPGVGFWPVSERLTYYVLFPAMLVSGLSGRQFDASSLGLSLTLIGAVCLLGAFLVFTRTMFHLDGPVFTSVFQGAIRPNTYVGLSAAAGLLGPDWMALSAVALLTLIPLVNVLCVLVLSRHGRHGGGLGRVGLELVKNPLILACVVGMVLSVFKLPLPGVLFDLLTILGKAALPLGLLAVGAGLRFHGIGASTLPVALASLAHLVALPLAAYGCARLLGVDGPAVTTALIYTAIPVSVSAFILARQMGGDHEVMALIITAQTVLSALTMPLILALLG